The candidate division KSB1 bacterium region CAAGGTGCTGAAAATAACCACGCGGCGATGACCCAAAGCCCATTTTAAAATTTGACTGTATCGTTGTTCGACGCGTCGAAACGTTTCCTCGCTTACCGCATAAATTTTGTGTAGCCAGTTTTCACCAGAATGGTGTTCAGCGGGCTGATAGCGAAGAAACCTTGACGCCAGCATGGGGACCAAGGTCAACGCGACGACTAATGAACAGAGTAACGAAAACGCAACGACAAATGCCATCTGCTGGAACATGATCCCGGACATCCCGCGGAGAAAAACTACTGGGAAGAAGACCACGATAGTTGTCAGCGTGCTGGCAATGATCGCCGAGCTCACCTCCGAGGTGCCGATCAATGCACTGGGAATTGGGCCGGCCCCCTGTTCCCGATGGCGATAAATATTTTCTAAGACCACAATGGCACAATCCACCAACATCCCAATGCCCAGCGCCAGCCCTCCAAACGTGATGATGTTGAGGGTGAAACCGCCAAAATACATCAGCCCAAATGTGGCAATGATCGAGATCGGAATTGCTGTGGCGATGATGCCAGTGCTGGAGATATTGCGCAGAAACAAAAATAGGATGATCACGGCCAAGATACCACCGATCAATGTCGACTGGCCAACGTTGCTGATGGATCGCTTGATATATATCGATGTATCCATCAATGGGATCAATTTAATTTGTGGAATATCTTGATTGATTCTGGCTAGTTCTGCCTTGACCGCTTCGGCCACGGTCACTGTATTGGCCCCAGACTGCTTATTGACCGAGATGCGCAGTCCGTTTTTGCCATCGATGCGGACATAATCGCGAACTTCCTGCCATGAATCGGATACATCGGCTACATCACGGATCAGGATCGGAGTGCCCTGTTTTACAGCAACCACGGTCTTTTCAATTTCATCTAGGGTCCGATAATCCCCTTGAGTGCGGACCAGCACCTCCAAATTGCCTCGTTGATAGAGTCCAGCAGGTATATTGCGATTCTCGTTGCGCAGGGCATTGATAATTGCTTCGGTCGAGAGTCCCAATGCTTTCAACTGAGCGGCCTTGAGATCGACGTGAATTTCCCGCATCAAACCGCCCCGGATATCAATAGCTGCCACGCCAGGAACTCGCTCCAGCCGATATTTTACTTGATCTTCAACCAGTTGGCGAAGATCCAGTGGATTCATATTGCTGGAGATTCCGATCATCATAATCGGGAACGCGGAGAGATCGAATTTTCTGATCATGGGCCGGGTGATATCCTCGGGCAATCGTCCCATCACCCGATCGATGCGATCACGAACGTCATTAGCGGCAACATCCAAATCGGTCCCCCAAGCGAATGACACTCGCACCGAGCTGGTTCCTTCGCTCGAACTGGAGGTGATTTCCTCCACTCCCTGCACTGCAGCAAGTGCTTCCTCGATTGGACGCGTCACCAGCTCTTCCATCTCCTGAGGACCTACGTTACTATAATTGGTTATCACTGAAATGGTTGGATATGTCACCTCTGGCATCAGATCAATCGAAAGACGCCAGAATGAAACAATCCCCAACGTAATGATGACCAAAAAAATGACAGTCGTTAATATCGGACGTTTCACGGATCCTTGTGCAAAATTCATACGGTATTTTCCTCTGCTAACATTTATTCATGATCATGCCAGGCAATTTCAATCATAAGAAGCGATCGATGAGCTAACATTATAAGCTTAAATTTGCATCCAGCAAATCAGATCGATTTTTGATCCCCTAACCTCGATTTAGGGATCAGCTCCAGTTCTTCAAATTCTTCCTGTCGACAAAATCAAAACACTCAGATTGAATTGCCATGCTCGTTAGCGAGCTTGAAGGCATCTTTTCCTAATTGATGTTGGTATTGGTTATGAGGGATTCCTACATTCGTAGGAATGAAAATATCGAATCAGATTTCGATTCTTGAAACAAGAAATTATTATTCCTATTTCCCTGGATATCCCTGAGATTAAAAGTAGCCTTATTTGATAACATAGCTTTGGGCTCACTGACCAAGTCTTTCAAAATCGGGAATGAATGGGAGCTATTTTCGCGATCTCGGCTCTGGAGCGCGTTGATACTGTTTGGGCAAGATCACCGGGCTACCGTCTTCCAGTAGGTGTTGGCCCAAAGTCACG contains the following coding sequences:
- a CDS encoding efflux RND transporter permease subunit, which translates into the protein MNFAQGSVKRPILTTVIFLVIITLGIVSFWRLSIDLMPEVTYPTISVITNYSNVGPQEMEELVTRPIEEALAAVQGVEEITSSSSEGTSSVRVSFAWGTDLDVAANDVRDRIDRVMGRLPEDITRPMIRKFDLSAFPIMMIGISSNMNPLDLRQLVEDQVKYRLERVPGVAAIDIRGGLMREIHVDLKAAQLKALGLSTEAIINALRNENRNIPAGLYQRGNLEVLVRTQGDYRTLDEIEKTVVAVKQGTPILIRDVADVSDSWQEVRDYVRIDGKNGLRISVNKQSGANTVTVAEAVKAELARINQDIPQIKLIPLMDTSIYIKRSISNVGQSTLIGGILAVIILFLFLRNISSTGIIATAIPISIIATFGLMYFGGFTLNIITFGGLALGIGMLVDCAIVVLENIYRHREQGAGPIPSALIGTSEVSSAIIASTLTTIVVFFPVVFLRGMSGIMFQQMAFVVAFSLLCSLVVALTLVPMLASRFLRYQPAEHHSGENWLHKIYAVSEETFRRVEQRYSQILKWALGHRRVVIFSTLGLFIISVFLIRFIGVELMPAADEGEVRVNLEMAVGTRLDVIDQAARTVERIVQQEVPEMTSMVTRVGGGGWGSSGAHTAEVRVALVAQKDRKRSSEQIANDLRKKLVGLPGVTVRTRAGQGLFILRMGSSAGDNVSVEIRGYDLKTAHELAQRVEQVVKRVPGITDTKISREEGSPEQVIRIDRQKAADLGLSVVRIGNTLQTAIGGTAASYFRDAGKEYRILVRLSEEDRKNLADLLDLTVVNSRGEPIILRNVVEAVPQEGPVRIERKDQERIITINANFTGRDMGSVIADIRKELRAIPVPKDFAITFGGDYEEQQKAFRELMFGFALAILLVYLVMAGQFESWRDPFVVLFSIPMAVIGIALTMILTGTIFSMQAFIGCIMLAGIVVNNAILLVDYTNQLRRNEGLALMEAITLSGSRRLRPILMTTLTTVLGLLPLSFGLGEGGETQAPLARVVIGGLLSSTLITLVLIPVVYSIFEQKIFTKKNKSA